TGGCCTTGATCAATTGCGCTGTCTGGCGCAGCGCGTCGCCAAATCTCCCGCGCGGATAATTAGCCCCCGGCGCTGGACGATACTGGTTCGGATCGGCCGACTTCAGCATCTTCACCGCCTCGAAGGTCTCCTGGCCTGTTCCATGCAGCACCGAATCCACGGTTCCGGCATACATCGCCTCGAACGTGTTCGCCAGCGGCTGCGCCGCGGGATTCCGTCCACCAACGCCGAAATCATTCACGTTGCTGACGGCGACCGCAGGCGCGGGGCCTTGCAGTATGCGCGGCAAACTCGTGCCGAGCGCAATCGCCTGGAATGGTTCCTTCTCATCGGCGTTCTCCGATTGCAGCGTCCGATTTAACCATCCGTCTTCCGTGCTCTTCACCCCCGGAGTTCCGCTCTCCATGTAATCCTGTGCGTCGAAGTGCGAGCGCGTTGGATCCGGCGAACCGGCCCCGTGCACGATCGCCAGATGTCCCTGGTCCCAGAGCGGCTTCAGGGACTGCATCGACGGATGCAGGCCGAAGAACCCGTCGAGATCGACGACGGACTGTTGCGGGATGGCAATCGAGGGACGCATCGCGTAATAGGCGCGCTCGCCGTGAGGAATCACGATATTCAGTCCATCGGCTGCGCCGCGCTGGAAAACAACGACCAGGCGCTTGTTGCCACCGTTAGTCTCTGCGCCGAACGCCGCTCGCGTCAGGAAGCTCGGCAGAGCCGCGGTTCCAACAACCGCCATCGCTCCACCACGCATGAATGCACGTCGTGTAATCGCCATAACTTCAGCTACTCAGCTCTATCGCTGAGACGCTTACCTCCTCTGAAACTCAGGACTTCCCAGGATCAATCCCGCAACTGCGCCGACGATGACTGGCCTTGGCGCATCGTCGAGTTTCCGTCCGCTGACCATTGGGTCCTTTAACCTCTTCTCGATCGTGTCATGTGTCTGTTCGGAAACATCGCCGTTGAGGAGGGAGTTCTCCAATGCCGCCAGAACCTGCTCTCCGTCAGCGTTTCCAGTGGCCACTCGGGAGAGATTGGGATCGCTCTGGAGGTTCAGCTTCACTCCCGGCAAACGTCCAACTCCGAGCGCGAGAGCGAAGTTCATGCGGTCCAACAGCGCAGCGGAATTCACCCAGGTCGACGCCTTCATCGAGTAGCCAGTTGGCGGTTGAGCTCCGTAAAGCGGCATTCCCATCTTGTTCAGTTGCTGGATGAGCGGAAGACCATTCTCGACGTCGGCGTTCGTGGCGCGCAGGGCGGAAGCGACGAACTCCAGCGGCGTCTTGACCTTGGCTCGATACGCTTCTGGAGACCAGAATTCGGGCGACTTGAACATCGTTCGCAGGACTTCGCGAATGTCGCCGTCGCTCTTCCGGAAGGTTTCGGCCATACGATCGACCAGCGAATCCGGAGGATTGTCGCTGACGAAGCGCATCGCCAGCTCGCGCGAGATGAACCTCGCTGTTGCGGGACTCGAGGCGAGCATTCCTAGAGCTTTCTCGCCTTCCTTCTCGCCGTCCTCCTTGAACTTGTGGCCGAGGAAGTACTTCGTTCCGGGTTCGTGCAGACGCTCGTTGAACTCGAATCCACCGCCGCGACGAGGCCGCTGGATCGTCCAACCTGTCAGTATCTTGGCGAGTTCGGTTACGTCCTTCTGCGTGTAACCTCCGTTGACGCCGAGCGTATGCAGTTCCATCACTTCACGCGCGTAGTTCTCGTTCAGGCCTTTCGGGGCCTTCTGGGCAAACTGCTTGAGTCGCCCCTGCTGCTGCGGAGTGAGCGGGCGAGCGAAGCGTCCGCGGCGACCAAGGCGCTGGGGCATTTCGCCATTGGCCATGCGGTCGCGGTTCAGCGCGGCCTGCGAGTTCGGTCCAACGCTCTGCCAATTGTCGAGGTAGAACAGCATCGCTGGACTTTGCGCAGTTGCCATCAGCAGGTCCTTGAACTTGCCGAGAGCGTGAGGTCGAATCACATCGCGCTCGTAGGAGGTGATGAGGTAACGATCTGGTCCCTTGCCGATGAATACGTTGAAGTGGTTGAACCAGAAGTCGGTCATGACTTCCTGGAGCTGGCGTTCGCTGTAGACTGCGCGCTCGAGCTTCGCCTGCATGAGTTCCGCGGGAATGACCGCTTGCGGATTCGCCAGCGCGAGCAAGGTTTCCTTCTGCTTCGGAGACATTCCGTCGAGAAGCTGCATTCGTTCCTGCGGCGCGAGGACGCGAACCAGCCGTGAACGCTCATCTGGCTGCATATTCAGGATCGCCTTCATGCGATCGTCAGGAGACATCGAGAGCAAGCGACCTGCGTCTGCGCGCGCCTGACGTTGAGCTTCGCGCTTCGCGGCCTGCTCTTGTGGAGTCATCTCGTTGGAAGAGTTGTCTTGCGATTGCGCGTTGTCGGCGCTAGTCGCCTGCTTCTTCTGCTGCTTGTTCTCGTACTTCGCGATCGCGGCCTCGTAGACTGCTCGTTCCTCGGGATCCCGAGGCATCGACAGTTTGCCATCGGCGACTTGCTTTATCACTTGTGGTGGAGGAAATTCGGCGAGCATTTCTCGCGGCTGCATTTGCAGAGTACGGAATTGCTCGAGTCGAGCCTGCAAAGCTGAATCGTCGATCTTTTCGGGATGGAACTGGAGATCGATCCAGTTATCGACGCCCCTAGCCAGCACCCGGTCGACGTCGCCGGGACGAGGACCGAAGGTCAAGCGGTTGAGGGCGTGG
This is a stretch of genomic DNA from Terriglobia bacterium. It encodes these proteins:
- a CDS encoding DUF1501 domain-containing protein, which translates into the protein MAITRRAFMRGGAMAVVGTAALPSFLTRAAFGAETNGGNKRLVVVFQRGAADGLNIVIPHGERAYYAMRPSIAIPQQSVVDLDGFFGLHPSMQSLKPLWDQGHLAIVHGAGSPDPTRSHFDAQDYMESGTPGVKSTEDGWLNRTLQSENADEKEPFQAIALGTSLPRILQGPAPAVAVSNVNDFGVGGRNPAAQPLANTFEAMYAGTVDSVLHGTGQETFEAVKMLKSADPNQYRPAPGANYPRGRFGDALRQTAQLIKANLGVQVAFTDISGWDHHVNEGNTQGQLANVLREFSQSLSAFYIDLGDLAEDTVVVTMSEFGRTARENGNRGTDHGHANVMLVMGGRVRGGKVYGKWPGLENEQLHEQRDLALTTDFRQVVGEAVYRHLGNRHLNEVFPGYENSPSKFLRYLG
- a CDS encoding DUF1800 family protein produces the protein MRPSAAIALTALLLTLSATWLLAGDKRKSTTRMDERQRAIHALNRLTFGPRPGDVDRVLARGVDNWIDLQFHPEKIDDSALQARLEQFRTLQMQPREMLAEFPPPQVIKQVADGKLSMPRDPEERAVYEAAIAKYENKQQKKQATSADNAQSQDNSSNEMTPQEQAAKREAQRQARADAGRLLSMSPDDRMKAILNMQPDERSRLVRVLAPQERMQLLDGMSPKQKETLLALANPQAVIPAELMQAKLERAVYSERQLQEVMTDFWFNHFNVFIGKGPDRYLITSYERDVIRPHALGKFKDLLMATAQSPAMLFYLDNWQSVGPNSQAALNRDRMANGEMPQRLGRRGRFARPLTPQQQGRLKQFAQKAPKGLNENYAREVMELHTLGVNGGYTQKDVTELAKILTGWTIQRPRRGGGFEFNERLHEPGTKYFLGHKFKEDGEKEGEKALGMLASSPATARFISRELAMRFVSDNPPDSLVDRMAETFRKSDGDIREVLRTMFKSPEFWSPEAYRAKVKTPLEFVASALRATNADVENGLPLIQQLNKMGMPLYGAQPPTGYSMKASTWVNSAALLDRMNFALALGVGRLPGVKLNLQSDPNLSRVATGNADGEQVLAALENSLLNGDVSEQTHDTIEKRLKDPMVSGRKLDDAPRPVIVGAVAGLILGSPEFQRR